The genomic DNA CATTTTGAGCCGGTGCCCTGGTGCAGGCGGTGTCGACGCTCCTCAATTCATAGCTGCCAGGGCTTGGGTGGCGGGCGCAGGAGGCTGTTTTCGTCTCAAGGCCCCGGGGCGGTGGCGCGTGGGCCCCTGTCGGCAGCCGTGCGTGCTCCGCGCCGGGGCGCGTCCCGTCAGCCGTCGATCAGCTTCGGGTCCCACGCAAACACGGTCTGCTCCTGCTCGCCCAGCTTCTCGATGCCCAGGCGCATCACGTCGCCGGGCTTGAGGAACTGCGCCTGGGGCTTCTTGCCCATGCCCACGCCGGGCGGGGTGCCGGTGGTGATCAGGTCGCCGGGCTCCAGCGTCATGAAGCGGCTCAGGTAGCTCACCAGCTGCGCCACGGTGAAGATCATCGTGCGGGTGCTGCCAGTCTGCTGGCGCTCGCCGTTCACGTCCAGCCACATCGACAGATTCTGCGGGTCGCCCACCTCGTCGGCGCTCACCAGCCAGGGGCCGATGGGGCCGAAGGTGTCGCAGCCCTTGCCCTTGTCCCAGGTGCCGCCGCGCTCGAGCTGGTATTCGCGCTCGGAGATGTCGTTGATGGTGCAGTAGCCGGCCACGTGCTGCAGCGCGTCCGCCTCGCTCACATAGCGCGCGCGGGTGCCGATCACCACGCCCAGCTCCACCTCCCAGTCGGATTTGACCGAACCCTGCGGCAGCACCACGGGGTGGTTGCAGCCCACGGCGCAGTCCACCGTCTTGGTGAAGACGATGGGCTCCTGGGGGATGGCCATGCCGGCTTCGGCCGCGTGGTCGGCGTAGTTCAGGCCGATGGCGATGAACTTGCGCATGCCCGTCCACGGCACCGCCAGGCGGCCCTGGGGCACGACGGGCAGGGTGGCGGCATCGATGGCGGCCAGCGCGGCCAGGCCAGAGGGTGACAGGGTGGCGGGGCTGATGTCGGGCAGCACGCCGCTGAGGTCGCGCACCGTGCCGTCGGTGTGCAGGAGTGCAGGTTTTTCCTGGCCCTTGGGGCCGTGGCGAAGCAGCTTCATGGTTCGTAGTGGTGAGGGGTTGGATGGTGGGTGGCGCGGAACGCAGAGCGTAGATGAAATCAGTTGGACCAGCCGCCGTCGATGACCTGGGCGGTGCCCGTGGTGAACGATGACTCGTCGCTCGCCAGGTACACCGCCAGCGCGGCGATCTCCTCGGCCCGGCCCAGGCGGCCCATGGGCTGGCGCTCGACGAAACCTGCTTCGACGGCGGCCAGGCTCTGGCCCGTGGCCGCGGCCTGCGCGGTGATCCGCTCCTGCAGCGACGGCGACATCACCGTGCCCGGGCAGATGGCATTGCAGCGGATGCCCTGGGCCACGAAGTCGGCGGCCACCGACTTGGTCAGGCCCACGACCGCCGCCTTGGTGGTGCCGTAGACGAACCGCCGGGGCGCGCCCTTGATGCTGCCCGCCACCGAGGCCACGTTGATGATGGACCCGGCGCCGCGCGCCAGCATGCCGGGCAGGAACGCGCGGATGGTGCGAAATTGCGCGCGCACGTTCAGATCGAACGCGAAGTCCCACTCGTCGTCCGTGCAGTCGAGCACACTGCCCGCGTGTACAAAGCCCGCGCCGTTGAACAGCACGTCCACCGGCCCCACGGCTGCTGCGGCATCGCGCACGGCCTGGGCCTGGGTCACGTCCAGCACGCGGGTCTCGCAGCCGGTGTCGTGCTGCAGGGTGGCCAGCGCGGCGGCATTGATGTCGGTGGCGATCACCCGCGCGCCCTGGGCCGCGAAGGCAATGGCGGTGGCGCGGCCGATGCCCTGGCCGGCGGCGGTGAGAAAGGCGGTCTTGCCTGCAAGTCGGTGTGTCATGGAATGCGGGGCGTGAAGCGTGGGTGGGAGTGCTGTGGGGCAGGGGTGGGCGCCGTCAGCCCGTGAACCAGCGCAGCGGCGCCAGCACCGTCTGCGGGAAGATCACCATGATGAACATCACCGCGAACTCGGCCGCCATGAAGGGCAGCACGCCGCGCGTCACCTCGTCCATCTTCATGCGCCCCACACCGGCCACCACGTTCAGGATGGTGCCCACCGGCGGCGTGACCAGGCCGATGGAGTTGTTGATGATGAACAGCACGCCGAAGTACACCGGGTCGATGCCCGCGGCCTTGATCACCGGCATCAGCACGGGGGTCAGGATCAGGATGGTGGGCGTCATGTCCATCGCCGTGCCCACCAGCATCACCAGCACCATGATCGCGATCAGCAGCAGCGTCTGGTTGCCCATGAAGGGTTTGAGCAGCTCCACCATCTGTGCAGGCAGGTTGGCCACGGTGATGAGCCACGACGACACCATGGCCGCCGCCACGAGGAACATCACCACCGCCGTGGTCTTGGCCGCGGTGGTGAAGATGGGCAGCAGCGCGCGCAGCGGCAGCTCGCGGTAGATCACGCTGGCCACGAACAGCGAATACACCGCCGCGACCACCGCGGCCTCGGTCGGTGTGAACACGCCCATGCGCAGGCCCACCAGGATGAACACCGGCAAGGTCAGCGCCCACACCGACTCACGCGCGGTGCGCCAGACTTCGGCTGCAGTCTTCTTCTCCGGCATGGCCAGCACCTCCTTGCGGCCCACCCACCACCAGGTCACCGCCAGGCCCACGCCGATCATGATGCCCGGCACGATGCCCGCGATGAACAGCTTGCTGATCGACACGTTGGCCGCCACGCCGAAGATCACGAAGCCGATGCTCGGCGGAATGATGGGCCCGATGACGCCCGAGGCCGCGATCAGCCCGCCCGACACCTCCTTCTTGTGCCCGGCCTTGACCATCATCGGCAGCAGCAGCGCCGTGAGCGCCGCCGCATCGGCCACGGCCGAGCCCGACAGCGACGACAGCAGGCAGGCGGCCAGGATCACCACATAGCCCAGGCCTCCCTTCACATGCCCCACCAGCGCCAGCGCGAAGTTCACGATGCGCTGCGACAGCCCGCCCACGTTCATGATCTCGCCGGCCAGCATGAAGAAGGGCACGGCCAGCAGCGGAAAGCTGTCGGCGCCATTGATGAAGTTCTGCGCCAGGATCTGCGCGTCGAACAGATCGAGTTGCCACATCAGCGCGACGCCGGCGGCCAGCAGTGCATACGCGATGGGAATGCCCAGCGCCATGGTGCCGATGAGGGCCCCCAGAAAAATCAGCACGGTCATGTGTTGTCTCCGTTATTTTTGATGTGCCATCTGTGTGTGCATGCGTGCTTACTTGCTCACTCGCCGCGCTGCTTCGGGGGCAGGCCCAGGGCTCGTGCGGCCGCATCTTCGCGCGCCAGTTCAGCCTGCAGGGCTTCGAGCTCTGCCTGTTCTTCGGACTCCTTGACCATCACCAGCTCGTTCTCGCTGGCCTTGCCGGTCAGCACGCGCAGCAGCTGCAGCGTCAGCAGGAAGCCGGCGCACACCGAGAACACCACGCCCGAGGCATAGAAGATGGCCATCGATGCGCCCGTGACCGGGGCCTCCACATCCCAGTTGATCTTCATCTGCTGCCAGCTGCCGTCGAAGAACAGCCAGGTGATGTAGAGCATCAGCACGTGGCCCAGCGCCATGCAGGCTTTCTTGCCCCGCACCGACAGGCGCGACACCAGCATGTCGGTGCCCAGGTGCGCGTTCTCCTTGATGGCCGCCACCGCGCCCAGGAAGGTGATCCACACGAAGAGCCAGCGCGACAGCTCCTCGCTGACGGCGATGCCGGAGTTGAAGACGTAGCGCAGCACCACGTTGCCGAACACCAGCACCACCATGGCGGCCAGCGCCAGTGCGATGAGGAGGTTGATGGCCCGGACGTAGCGGTCGATGAAGGTATTGAGCATGCTGAGGTCTCCGTGGATGGCGGGGCCGGTCTGTTTTTTTGAGGCGTTCAGAGCGCCGCGCCCTGCAGCAGCCCGCGCGCGGCCAGGTTGGCGATGAAGGCCCGCAGGCCGAAGCGCCAGGGCGGCGCGCTCTCGCTGTGCGCCACGGTGTTGTGCAGCGCGCCCAGCCAGGCGCTCTGGATGCTGACCACGTCGCCCAGCTTGTGGGTGAAGCCGCCGCCGGGCTGGTCGCGGTCTTCGATGGGCGCGAACAGCGTGCCCAAAAAAAGCATGAAGCCGTCCGGGTACTGGTGCGCGGCCAGCGTCTGGGCCACCAGGTCGGCCGGGTCGCGGCTGATGCTGGCCATGGTGTTGATGCCGCGCAGCGTGAAGCCGTCGGTGCCCGCCACGCGCAGGTGCACGGTCTCGTTGCGCACCTGGTCCAGCCCGAAGCCGGCGTCGAACAGCCGGATGAACGGGCCGATGGCGCACGAGGCGTTGTTGTCCTTGGCCTTGCCCAGCAGCAGCGCGCTGCGGCCCTCGATGTCGCGCAGGTTCACGTCGTTGCCCAGCGTGGCACCCACGATGGCGCCACGGCTGTTGACGGCCAGCACCACCTCGGGCTCGGGGTTGTTCCAGGCCGAATCGGCGCGGATGCCGATCTCCTCGCCCGTGCCCACCGATGCGAGCACCGGCGCCTTGGTGAAGACCTCGGCGTCGGGGCCAATGCCGACTTCGAGGTACTGCGACCACAGGCCTTTGTCCTGCAGCAGTGCCTTCAAGGCCATGGCCTGCTCCGAGCCCGGGCGAATGTCGGCCAGGCTCTCTCCGATGAGTCCCACCACCTGGCTGCGCAGGCCCTGGGCCCGGGCCGCGTCCCCGCGCGCCTGCTCTTCGATCACGCGCTCGATCAGGCTGGCCGCGAAGGTCACGCCAGCCGCCTTGACCACCTGCAGGTCGCAGGGGGCCAGCAGCCAGGGGCGGGACGTGTCGCGCACGCCATGCTGGCCGGTTTGGCTGTTGGCCAGCAGTTCGTCCACGCTGCACAGGTACTGGCCCTCGGCGGCTCCCACTGCCTCGGCGGGCGCGGGCGTGTCCAGCAGCGTGCTCATGGTGGGGTAGTGCCGGCTCAGGTCGAACACGCCACCGGTGCGCAGGGCCACCACCGCCGGGCCGGGCACGGCGCCGTGCACCCAGGCGCGGCCGACCAGGGTGCCGGCCAGGCCGTCGTCGGGAAGAATGTGGGCGCGCGCAGCCCCACCGGCCGCTGTGGCCGCTGTCGTTTCACTCATGGGAGTTCCTTGGAAAAGAGTTCTGAATCGGTGCCGCGCCCGCCCAGGCGCAGCGTCTCAATGGTTGTGGCGCGGCGTGTGTTCGGAAATGCACCGGTAGTCCAGCGCAAAGTCGAGCGTCGCGCCATCCACCAGCTGGCCGGTCTTCTCGCGGTACAGCGCCTCCCAGGGCGACTGGCTTTTGGGAACAGGCGGCGCGGGCAGTTCGCGGCGGCGGCGCTCGATCTCCTCGGGGGCCACCAGCGCGTCGCACCGGCCGGCGTTCAGGTCGATGCGGACCATGTCGCCGCTGTGCAGCCAGGACAGGCCCCCGCCCACCGCGCTTTCGGGGGAGACATTCAAAATCGACGGGCTGTCGGCCGTGCCCGACTGGCGCCCGTCGCCCAGCGTGGGCAGCGTGTTGATGCCGCGGCGGATCAGCGCGTCGGGCGGCTGCATGTTGACCACCTCGGCCGAGCCGGGCCAGCCGATGGGGCCCGCGCCGCGCATCACCAGGATGCAGCCTTCGTCGATGCCGAGCGACGGGTCGTTGATGCGCGCGTGGTAGTCGTCCGCGCCTTCGAACACCACGGCGCGTGCTTCGAAGATGCCTTCCGCGCCCGGTTGGCTCAGGTAGCGCTGGCGGAAGGACTCGGAGATCACCGAGGTCTTCAGGATGCCGAAGTCGAACAGGTTGCCGTGCAGTACCAAAAAGCCGGCTTTTTCCATCAGCGGTGCGTTGAACGGGAAGATCACCTCGCGGTCGCGCGTCTCGCGGCCCTGCAGGTTGTCGGCCAGTGCCTTGCCGGTCACGCTCAAGGCATCGGCATGCAGGCGGCCCGCCTGCTGCAGCTCCCACATCAGCGCGGGCACGCCCCCGGCGCGGAAGAACCTCTCGCCCAGGTATTTGCCGGCTGGCTGCATGTTCAGCAGCAGGGGCAGGTCGTAGGCATGCTGTGTCCAGTCCTCGGGGCGCAGGTCCACGCCCGCGTGGCGCGCCATGGCCATGATGTGCACCTGCGCGTTGCTGCTGCCCCCCGCCACGCTGACCACGGCCAGCGCGTTGAGAAAACTCTCGCGGGTGAGGATGCGTGAAGGGCGCAGGTCCTCGTAGGCCATGTCCACGATGCGCCGCCCGGTCTCGTACGCCATCTGCCCGCGTTCGCGGTAGGGCGCCGGAATGGCGGCGCAGCCCGGCAGCGAGAGGCCCAGCGCCTCGGCCACCGCGTTCATGGTCGATGCGGTGCCCATGGTGTTGCAGTGGCCGGCCGACGGCGCGCTGCTGCAGGCGCGCTGCAGGAATTCTTCCTCGTCGATGTCGCCCGCGGCCAGCTGGCGGCGGCTGCGCCAGATCACGGTGCCCGAGCCCACCAGTTCTCCATCGTGCCAGCCGTCCAGCATGGGGCCGCCCGAGAGCACGATGGCCGGGATGTCCACCGTGGACGCCGCCATGATGCCCGCCGGGGTCGTCTTGTCGCAGCCGGTGGTCAGCACCACCGCGTCGATGGGGTAGCCGTACAGGATCTCCACCAGCCCCAGGTAGGCCAGGTTGCGGTCCAGCGCGGCGGTGGGGCGGCGGCAGTTCTCGAAGATGGGGTGCACCGGGAACTCCATCGGGATGCCCCCGGCGTCGCGGATGCCCTCGCGCACGCGCCGCGCCAGGTCCACATGGATGCGGTTGCAGGGCGACAGGTCGCTGCCGGTCTGCGCGATGCCGATGATGGGGCGGCCCGAGCGCAGCTCCTCGGGCGTGAGCCCGTAGTTCATGAAGCGTTCGAGGTAGAGCGCGGTCATGTCCGAGCGTGCGGGGTCGGCAAACCACTCGCGGGAGCGGAAGGGGCGGCGGGGTGTTTTGGTCATGGATCGCGATGTGTCAGCAGGCGGGAAGGGCGCTGCAACAGGGGTTGGCATGTTTGACTCGAACCACAAACCGTTCGGGCTGAGCCCGTCGAAGCCTCGCGCGGCGCTTCGGCCGCTCGGTGAACGGTTGTGGCGGAGCAGAAAAGTTACTTGCCGCCCCGCACCTTGGCAAGTTCGGCGTTCATTTCGCCGGTAGTTTCCTCGCCGAATTCCTTGGCGTACTTGGCCAGCACCGGCTGCAGCTTGGTGCGCATCTTGGCCTGCTCGGCCGGGGCCAGTTCGGTCACCTGCATGCCCACTTTCTTGAGCTCGCCCAGCGCCTTGTCGCTGAACGCACGGATGGTCTTGCGCTCGAACAGGGTGGCTTCGCGCGCGGCGTCCTGCACGATCTTCTGCTCCTGCGCCGACAGCCCATCCCAGGTCTTCTTGGACATCAGCAGCACCCAGGCGCTGTACATGTGGCGCGACAGCACCAGGTGCTTTTGCACTTCATAGAACTTGCTCGACAGGATGGTGGCGGGCGGGTTCTCCTGCCCGTCCACCGCGGCCTGCTCCATGGCCGAGTACAGCTCGGTGAAGGGCATGGGCGTGGCGTTGGCACCCAGGGCGTTGAAGGTGTCCAGGAACAGCGGGCTCTGGATCACGCGCAGCTTCAGGCCCGCCAGGTCTTCCGCCTTGGTGATGGCGCGGCGCGAGTTGGTCACGTGGCGAAAGCCGTTCTCCCAGAAGCCCAGGCCCACCAGGCCCTTTTCGGGCAGCTTGGCCAGCAGCTTCTGGCCGAACGGGCCGTCGAGCACCGCGTCGGCCTCCTGCTCGTTGTTGAAAGTGAGCGGCAGGTTCAGCACGCCGAAGGGTTTGATCAGCGCCATCAGCGTGGAGCTGTCGGGCACCGTCATCTCCAGCGTGCCGCCGCGCAGTGCCGAGGTCATGCTCACGTCGTTGCCCAGGGAGCCGCTGGCGTACAGCTTGGCCACCAGCTTGCCGCCGCTTTTGGCAGAGAGCTGCTCGGCAAAGTGCTTGACGGCCTGCGCCTGGGGGTGGTCGTCGTTCAGGCCGATGCCGACCTTGAACACGTGGTCCTTGATCTGCGCCGACACGGGTGCGGCCACGGCGGCCAGGATCGTGGCCGCCAGGGCCAGGGCTTTGAATTGCATGGTGTTTGTCTCCGGATATGGAATGGCTGGGGCACGGTGGGGCACGGCCAAAAAACGGTCCACCGGCGCCATCGGGTCTCTGCGGGACCCTCCCGACGCAGGCGAGAGATTAGGTTTCGCGGGGCGCGGGGTCCACTCACTTTTTTGCTAGCATCCATTCCAAATGCTGATGACTTGCCGTGGCCTCCACCCCCGTGTCGGGTAAACCCTTGTCGATGGCGCAGGCCTGCGCGCGGCTGCGCTTTCGGCACCTGCAGTTCCTGGACATCCTCGGCCAGACGCGCAACCTGCGCCTGACGGCCGAGCAGATGCACATCACGCAGCCGGCGGCCACCAAGATCCTGATGGACATCGAGGACATCCTGGAGGCGCGGCTCTTCGAGCGCCTGTCGCGCGGCATGCGGCCCAACGAACTGGGCCTGTTCACGCTGCGCTACGCGGCCAGCGCGCTCGCCGGGCACCGCAAGTTCGTCGATGAGTTCAATGCACTCAAGGAGGGCGGCCACGGCCACCTGGCGATCGGCGCCATCACGGGATCGGCCGCGCACGTGCTGACGGCGTCGGTGGCCGAGATCCAGCGCCTGCGCCCGCTGCTGGTGCTCAAGGTGCTGGAGCAAAGCAGCGACCAGCTGATCGTGTGGCTGGCCGAGCGCAAGATCGACCTGATGATCGGGCGCTTCACCGACGACGCGCACCGCACGCAATTCCACTACGAACGCCTGTCCAGCGAGCCGCTGCTGGTGGTGGGCGGCCTGCACCACCCCCTGCGCGGCGCGCGCGACCTGGACATGGCCGAGCTGTCGCACTGGCCGTGGATCCTGTACCCCGCGTCCACCGCGGTGCGCAAGGTATCGGACGACATCTTCGGGCGGAGCGGCCTGGCACTCGGATCGGGCGTGGTGGAGACCCCGTCGTTCCTGTTCGCGCTGGAGATGATGCAGGCCACCGACATGCTGTCGCTGCAGCCCCAGGCGCTGGTGGAGCGCTACATCGCCAAGGGCCTGCTGGCCCGCATCCCCGTGGACCTGCCGGACCGCATGCCCGACTACGGCCTCATCACCCGGCTGGGGGAGCCGCCCACGCCCGCCATGCAGGCCTTCACCGACGTGCTGCGCGAGGTGGCGAACCCGGTGACCGATGCGCCGTGACGGGGGCTGGCGCCGGCCGCCATCAATAACCAGCGGTTATTGAAAATGCATGCTCCCGCCTCCGTGCCGGGGCCGTTATGCTCTGCGCCCTTTCCCTGAATCTTCTGCGACCCTTTTCCCCATGCAAGACACCCCCGACACGCCCGACACCATCCAGGAGCCTCGCCGTTGGAGCGACGGCCAATGGACCGCGCAGGTCATCAAGAACGAAGACGACGACGGCTGGGCCGTGTCCATGACGCTGCGGGGCGAGGCCGAGCCCGCGCTGGTGGGGCCCTGGACCATGGGACGCGACAAGAAGAACCCCAAGCCGCTCGATGTCTCGGCCTTCCACACCCTGGTCAAGACCGCCAGCGAGGTGCTGCGCCGCCACGAGCAGCAGTTGCATGCACAGCTCCACAAGAACGTCGCGGTCACGGTCAATGGCCAGCGCCTGCGCGTGCAACTGGCCATTGTGCCCGACGAAGAGGGCGCCACGGCCACCCTGAGCGCCCAGGATGAACTGGGCGAGGAACTGGCGCGCGTGCCCGTGCAGCCCACGTTCAAGCTCACGCCCGCCAGTGCCACCGCCTGGGCCGAAGCCGGGTTCGAACGGCCCCGCTGACGGTGCAGGCAATCGCCTGGGCGACGGCCCGCCCCGCGGGTAACCCCTAGAATCGCGCCGCTGGCCTCCACAGCTTGTGGGGGCCGGCAGCGTTCTCAGGGCGGGGCGGAATTCCCCACCGGCGGTATCTGCGGGTGGCTGTTGCTACAGCCGCACCGCAGCAGCCCGCGAGCGCCCGGGCCGCGCCAGGCATGGCGGCGGCCCGGGGTCAGCAGATCTGGTGCGATGCCAGAGCCGACGGTCACAGTCCGGATGAAAGAGATCGCGAAGCCATGGCCGCCCATCGGGATGGGTGCCCGTGTGCAGTGGTGCGGGTGTTCGCTGGTGCGGGCGGGCGGGCGCGGTTTGCCGTGCGCGCCGCCGTGCGGCTGCCCGGGCCCGGCGCGCGGGTGCCTGCTTGCCGTTGTGGTGTGCCCTGTTCGCGCGCGCCCTGATTCTGGTAATCCTTTTCTTTGCTACGAGAAAATCCATGAATCAGTCCTTCCATTCCCACCATGCCGCCGCTGCCAATGCCGAACAAGGCCGTGCAGACTCCGCGCGCCGCAGCGAACGCGTTGCGGTCATCTGCGCCGGCTGGCACCGGGACATCGTCCACCAGGCCCGCGACGCCGCCGTGGCGGAGTTCGCCCGCAACGGCCTGGCTGCGAGCCAGATCGAGCAGTTCGAGGTGCCTGGCGCCTTCGAGATCCCGCTGCTGGCCAAGCGCCTGGCGCAAAGCGGCCGCTACGATGCCATCGTGGCCTGCGCGCTGGTGGTCAACGGCGGCATCTACCGCCACGAGTTCGTGACCACCGCCGTCATCGACGGCCTGATGCGCGTGCAGCTGGACACCGAGGTGCCCGTGATGTCCGCCGTGCTCACGCCGCGCGACTTCCACGAGCATGAAGACCATCTGAAGTTCTTCCGCGAGCATTTCGTGAAGAAGGGCACGGAGGTGGCCGACGCGTGCCTGCGCACCATGGCGCAGTTCAAGGCGCTGGAAGCGGCGCGCGGCGACTGACCAGCCCCCATGGGGGGGCTGGCGCGCTGGCGGGGCCGCGCGCCATGGCACCGGAACAGGCTCAGGTCGCTATTAAAAACATAGCTGTTTGCGCTGGATGGTTGGGCGTTAGAGGTCGTTTTGATTCAATTTTCTTCGACCCCCGGCCCGCCCGTCCTGTCAGGCCACCGCCAGCCGGGGCACGCGCGCCCCCGCCGCCGGGTGTTCGCCGGGCGACAGGCGGAACACCGAGACCGCGTCCACCAGCTGCTGCGCCTGTACCTTCAGGCTGTCGGCCGCCGCCGCGCTTTGCTCCACCAGCGCCGCGTTCTGCTGCGTGGCCTGGTCCATCTGCATCACGGCCTCGCCCACCTGGGCCACGCCCGCGCTCTGCTCGCTGCTGGCGGCGCTGATCTCGCCCACGATGTCGGTCACGCGGCGGATCGAGGCCACCACTTCCGTCATCGTGGCGCCGGCCCTGTCGACCAGGGCCGTGCCCTGTTCGACCCGCTCCACGCTCGCGTGGATCAGGCTCCTGATCTCCTTGGCGGCCTCGGCGCTGCGCCCGGCCAGGCTGCGCACCTCGCTGGCCACCACCGCGAAGCCCCGGCCCTGCTCGCCCGCGCGGGCGGCTTCGACCGCAGCGTTCAGCGCCAGGATGTTGGTCTGGAAGGCAATGCCGTCGATCACGCTGATGATGTCGGCGATCTTCTTGCTGCTGTCGTTGATGCCCTTCATGGTGGTCACCACCTCGGCCACCACGTCGCCGCCCTGCACGGCCACGGTGGACGCATTGACGGCCAGCTGGTTGGCCTGGCGCGCGTTGTCGGCATTGGCCTGCACGGTGGAGCTGAGCTCTTCCATCGAAGCCGAGGTTTCCTCCAGCGCGCTGGCCTGCTGCTCGGTGCGCGCCGAGAGGTCGTTGTTGCCCAGCGCGATCTCGGTGCTCGCGGCGGCCACGTTGTCGGCGTTGTGGCGCACGTGGCTCACCACGCTCGACAGGCTCAGCTGCATGCCGTGCAGCGCATTGAGCAGCAGCGCGATCTCGTCCTTGCCACGCACGGGCTGCGCCACGGTCAGGTCGCCGCTGGCCACGGCCTGCGACACCCGCACCGCGTTGTCCAGCGGGTTCACCACGGTGCGGCTGAAGGCGATGGCGCCGGCGATGCCGAGCGCGCACACCACCAGCATCACGGCCAGGCTGATGGTGGTCGCGCGCTGCGCGGTGGCGGCGGCGTGTTCGGCCACTTCGCTGCTGGCCCGGGCGATCAGTTCGCCCGCCTGGTCGATCAGCTGCGAGGGCTCGCGGTCCATGCCCTGCACCGCCTTGTCGCCCGCCTCGGCATCGTGCCCGGACGCCTTGAAGGCCTCGAAGCCCTTGCGGTAGGCGGCGCCCATGCGTTCGTGCGCCTGGGCGAACTGCGCCACGCGGTCGCGGCCCTCGCCCGGCGGCAGGCCGGCCAGCAGTTTCTTCGCCTGCACGCCGATGGCCTGCTCCTGCTTTTCAAACGCTGCCCAGTAGCGCGTGAGCTGGGCCGGGTCCTTGCCGCGCAGCAGTACGTTCTTCCACTCCTGCACCTGCACCTTGAAGTCATTGAGCATGGAGGAGGCCAATCGCTCGTGCTCGAAGCTTTGCGCCACGGTGGTCTGGTAGGTGCCCAGGGCCTGGTTCAGGCGGCTGATGCCGAACAGCGCCGCCGCGAACAGCAGCAGCAACGCCACGGTAAAGGCCAGGGGGAGTTTGAGGCTGAGCTTCATGGCGGACTCCTGAGGTTCCACGGAACGGCGCCACGGCATGTACCCATGGCGCGAAAATGAAAGCTGCAAAGTCTCTGCGGGCCTGCCATCGGGCGTGGCGGCGGGGAGACTCCCGCTGCCATTATGGCGACGGATGTAATTTTTTGTACACGGAATTCGCGCCATGCCGCAAGGGGTGCGCCGCACGGCGGTAAGATGCCTCCCCGCGGTGCAAGCCGCGCCCGGGCCCGCGGGAAGGGTTGAACCCACTTGCCGACTCCAGGAGCACGTTCGTGCTCCTTGCAGAGCTGACTTTCCATCCTTTGTGCTGCCGGATTTGCGGGCCGTCGGCGATCCATGCACGGAGGTTCTCGTGAAACGCATTTCCCCACGG from Acidovorax sp. A79 includes the following:
- a CDS encoding TRAP transporter large permease; this translates as MTVLIFLGALIGTMALGIPIAYALLAAGVALMWQLDLFDAQILAQNFINGADSFPLLAVPFFMLAGEIMNVGGLSQRIVNFALALVGHVKGGLGYVVILAACLLSSLSGSAVADAAALTALLLPMMVKAGHKKEVSGGLIAASGVIGPIIPPSIGFVIFGVAANVSISKLFIAGIVPGIMIGVGLAVTWWWVGRKEVLAMPEKKTAAEVWRTARESVWALTLPVFILVGLRMGVFTPTEAAVVAAVYSLFVASVIYRELPLRALLPIFTTAAKTTAVVMFLVAAAMVSSWLITVANLPAQMVELLKPFMGNQTLLLIAIMVLVMLVGTAMDMTPTILILTPVLMPVIKAAGIDPVYFGVLFIINNSIGLVTPPVGTILNVVAGVGRMKMDEVTRGVLPFMAAEFAVMFIMVIFPQTVLAPLRWFTG
- a CDS encoding TRAP transporter small permease encodes the protein MLNTFIDRYVRAINLLIALALAAMVVLVFGNVVLRYVFNSGIAVSEELSRWLFVWITFLGAVAAIKENAHLGTDMLVSRLSVRGKKACMALGHVLMLYITWLFFDGSWQQMKINWDVEAPVTGASMAIFYASGVVFSVCAGFLLTLQLLRVLTGKASENELVMVKESEEQAELEALQAELAREDAAARALGLPPKQRGE
- a CDS encoding TRAP transporter substrate-binding protein, producing the protein MQFKALALAATILAAVAAPVSAQIKDHVFKVGIGLNDDHPQAQAVKHFAEQLSAKSGGKLVAKLYASGSLGNDVSMTSALRGGTLEMTVPDSSTLMALIKPFGVLNLPLTFNNEQEADAVLDGPFGQKLLAKLPEKGLVGLGFWENGFRHVTNSRRAITKAEDLAGLKLRVIQSPLFLDTFNALGANATPMPFTELYSAMEQAAVDGQENPPATILSSKFYEVQKHLVLSRHMYSAWVLLMSKKTWDGLSAQEQKIVQDAAREATLFERKTIRAFSDKALGELKKVGMQVTELAPAEQAKMRTKLQPVLAKYAKEFGEETTGEMNAELAKVRGGK
- a CDS encoding fumarylacetoacetate hydrolase family protein; translated protein: MKLLRHGPKGQEKPALLHTDGTVRDLSGVLPDISPATLSPSGLAALAAIDAATLPVVPQGRLAVPWTGMRKFIAIGLNYADHAAEAGMAIPQEPIVFTKTVDCAVGCNHPVVLPQGSVKSDWEVELGVVIGTRARYVSEADALQHVAGYCTINDISEREYQLERGGTWDKGKGCDTFGPIGPWLVSADEVGDPQNLSMWLDVNGERQQTGSTRTMIFTVAQLVSYLSRFMTLEPGDLITTGTPPGVGMGKKPQAQFLKPGDVMRLGIEKLGEQEQTVFAWDPKLIDG
- a CDS encoding IlvD/Edd family dehydratase; protein product: MTKTPRRPFRSREWFADPARSDMTALYLERFMNYGLTPEELRSGRPIIGIAQTGSDLSPCNRIHVDLARRVREGIRDAGGIPMEFPVHPIFENCRRPTAALDRNLAYLGLVEILYGYPIDAVVLTTGCDKTTPAGIMAASTVDIPAIVLSGGPMLDGWHDGELVGSGTVIWRSRRQLAAGDIDEEEFLQRACSSAPSAGHCNTMGTASTMNAVAEALGLSLPGCAAIPAPYRERGQMAYETGRRIVDMAYEDLRPSRILTRESFLNALAVVSVAGGSSNAQVHIMAMARHAGVDLRPEDWTQHAYDLPLLLNMQPAGKYLGERFFRAGGVPALMWELQQAGRLHADALSVTGKALADNLQGRETRDREVIFPFNAPLMEKAGFLVLHGNLFDFGILKTSVISESFRQRYLSQPGAEGIFEARAVVFEGADDYHARINDPSLGIDEGCILVMRGAGPIGWPGSAEVVNMQPPDALIRRGINTLPTLGDGRQSGTADSPSILNVSPESAVGGGLSWLHSGDMVRIDLNAGRCDALVAPEEIERRRRELPAPPVPKSQSPWEALYREKTGQLVDGATLDFALDYRCISEHTPRHNH
- a CDS encoding SDR family oxidoreductase codes for the protein MTHRLAGKTAFLTAAGQGIGRATAIAFAAQGARVIATDINAAALATLQHDTGCETRVLDVTQAQAVRDAAAAVGPVDVLFNGAGFVHAGSVLDCTDDEWDFAFDLNVRAQFRTIRAFLPGMLARGAGSIINVASVAGSIKGAPRRFVYGTTKAAVVGLTKSVAADFVAQGIRCNAICPGTVMSPSLQERITAQAAATGQSLAAVEAGFVERQPMGRLGRAEEIAALAVYLASDESSFTTGTAQVIDGGWSN
- a CDS encoding fumarylacetoacetate hydrolase family protein → MSETTAATAAGGAARAHILPDDGLAGTLVGRAWVHGAVPGPAVVALRTGGVFDLSRHYPTMSTLLDTPAPAEAVGAAEGQYLCSVDELLANSQTGQHGVRDTSRPWLLAPCDLQVVKAAGVTFAASLIERVIEEQARGDAARAQGLRSQVVGLIGESLADIRPGSEQAMALKALLQDKGLWSQYLEVGIGPDAEVFTKAPVLASVGTGEEIGIRADSAWNNPEPEVVLAVNSRGAIVGATLGNDVNLRDIEGRSALLLGKAKDNNASCAIGPFIRLFDAGFGLDQVRNETVHLRVAGTDGFTLRGINTMASISRDPADLVAQTLAAHQYPDGFMLFLGTLFAPIEDRDQPGGGFTHKLGDVVSIQSAWLGALHNTVAHSESAPPWRFGLRAFIANLAARGLLQGAAL